The stretch of DNA CGTTGACAACACGTCGTGACGCCATTGCCCCGCTGACGGAATCCTCGGCATGGCACAAATTGCAGGAGCGGATCAATGTGGTCCTGCAACCGTTCTCGTCTCCGAAGAGTCCGGGAAGCAATCTGTATCAACCGCTGAATGATGCCATGGAGAAGCAATCCAATTTGTTGGGCGTGGTCTTTGCGTCGGATGGAGATTGGAATGAAGGCCCGCCTCCCGTGCAGGCAGCGACACGCATGCGGCTGAAGGAGATCCCCATTTTCGCGGTTCCAGTCGGTAGCTCGATCCCGTTACCCGATGTGGAGTTGTTGAGCCTCGATGCGCCCACATTCGGCGTGGCCGGTAAATCGGTCCGCATTCCGTTTTCGATCAATAGCTCGCTGCCGCGCGATCATGTGGCAACGGTGACGATGCGGACGTCCGATGGTGAGGAGTTGCAGAAAGAAATCAACGTCAAGGCCATGGGCCGCACCAGCGAATGGATCATCTGGAAACCGGAGCAAATCGGTGATTACCAACTCACGGTCAACGTCCCCACGCATCACGACGAATCGCTGACCGACAACAATGAGCTCTCTGCGCCGATATCAATCCGCGAAGAGAAACTACGCGTACTGGTTGTGGAATCCTACCCGCGTTGGGAATACCGTTATCTGCGTAACGCGCTCTCGCGCGACCCGGGTGTGGAGGTATCCTGCCTGTTGTTTCACCCCGGCCTGAGTAAAGTTGGCGGCGGCAATCGGGATTACATCAAAGAGTTCCCCGACGGGCTGGATGAACTCTCGCAGTACGATGTGGTTTTCTTGGGCGATGTGGGATTAGATGACGGGCAGTTGACCGTCGAACAGTGCCGGTTGCTCAAAGGGCTGGTCGAGCATCAGGCGAGCGGGTTGGTGTTCATGCCCGGTTTTTATGGACGGCAGTTTTCGTTGTTGGAAACCGAATTGGATGCGCTGTATCCGGTGGTTCTCGACGAAGCGCAGCCAGGGGGATGGGGCTCGCGGACGCCGAGTCATTTTGAATTGACCGAATTAGGCCGGCGGAGTTTGTTAACCAAACTGGCCGACACGCGCGAGGACAATATCGAGGTTTGGAGCGGATTGCCCGGCTTTCAATGGCACGCACCGGTGCTCCGCGCACGGGCAGGGACCGACGTGCTGAGTGTCCACGAAAGTGAAACCAATAAAAATGGCCGCGTCCCCTTGCTGGTGACGCGGACATATGGCGCGGGCAAAGTGTTGTTCATGGGAACCGACGGCGCTTGGCGCTGGCGGAAAGGGGTTGAGGACAAATACCACTATCGTTTCTGGGGCCAAGTCGTCCGCTGGATGGCGTATCAGCGCAATATGGCCAAAGGCGAATCGATGCGGTTGTATTACTCGCCCGACCAACCACAAATCGATCAAACGGTCATGTTCAATGCCAACGTGATGGAGAAGAGCGGCGAACCGTTGACCAAGGGAGATGTTGTGGCCCGAATCACGTCACCCTCAGGAAAACTGGAAACCGTGCGGTTTGTTTCGGCAGGGGATGAATGGGGCGCATTCGCGGGCCGGTTCACGACCGCAGAGCCTGGTCAACACGAAATGGTGCTGACCTGCAAGCAAACGGGCACAACGTTAGAAACCTCGTTTTTCGTCCAAGGGGTCGCCAACGAACGGGCCGGTCGACCGGCGCGGCCGGAAGTCTTGGATGAATTGGCCCGCGTCACCCGCGGAAAAGTTATCGCAGCCGACAAAATCGATGATGTGATGAACTCATTGGCTGCACTACCCGATCCACCCGCCTCGGTGCGGCGTGTACAGTTGTGGAGTCATCCCGTTCCGGCAGCCTGTCTGATTGCCCTGTTCGGCGTATTTTGGGTAGGACGCAAGGCGGCCGGCCTGATATGATAATACTGCGGTCAAACACCATTTCCTCATGCTCTCAAGGAACACGGCCATGAGCACTGTTTCCAAGCCCACTCACCATTTGGAACTGCCGCCGTCACTCAATTCGCAGCTCGACGAATTTCGTCGCCGAGTGTGGACGATCAAAATGATCGAAGCCGCCTGCGTGGCTGTCTTCGCAGTGGTCGTCGCCTTCTTGTCGGTCTTTGTGCTGGACCGCTTGTGGGATACGCCGCAGGCGTTGCGTCTGGGTGTCTTCTTCGCGGCTCTGGGTGGATGTTTGATTGTGCCGTGGTATTTGCATCGCTGGATTTGGAGCCAACGTCGCCCAGATCAATTGGCGCGCTTGCTGGGCAAGAAAATGCTGCTCGGCGATCACCTGCTGGGGATCATCGAGTTGGTTCGTAGTGATTCCGAACAAGCCCGCTCGCGCACGCTGTGTGAAGCGGCGATTGTTCAGGTTGCCGAAGACGCGCAGACTAAGAATTTTCAAACCGCGACTCCACGAACGCGGCATCGCTTGTGGAGCGGACTGGCGATCGTTGCCGTCGCCATCGCAGCCGGTTTGTCACTCTTCGTTCCGGCAGCCGCCAGCAATGCCTGGGCGCGTTTGCTCACTCCCTGGAACAACACACCGCGCTACACCTTTGCCGCTGTCGAAGCCTTGCCGGCGGAATTGGTCATCGCCCATGGCGAACCGCACCAGTTGCGGATTGCTCTCCAAGAAGATTCAAAGTGGCAGCCGTTGCAGGGCGAGATTCAAGTGGGGCGGCAACAAGCGATTGCCGCGGAGTTGAAGGACGGTGCGTACGAGTTTGAAATTCCGCCGCAGATCGACGACGGGCCCATGAATGTTCGTATTGGCGATTCGCGACAAAACCTGTTGATCCGCCCGACGTTGCGGCCCGAGTTGACCTCGGTTGTTGCCAACGTGCGGTTGCCGGAATATTTAGAACAAGACAAGCCGTTTGAACGCGACGTCCGTGGCGGTTCGATCTCCATGGTCAAAGGCAGCCAAGCCACGTTTTCAATGACAGCCGGACGCAATTTGCTGTCCGCTTCGGTCAATGGCCAGCCGGTCAAATCCTCAGGGGCTGACATCACGGGCATCCCGGTGACCGCCGATGAATCGCGCGAGTTGGTGATCGAATGGCGCGACGAATTTGGATTGGCCGGTAAAGAGCCGTTTAATCTAATGGTCAAAGCACACGACGATGAGGCGCCGACACTCTCCTGTGAAAACCTACCGCGAAAACGCGTGGTGCTCGATTCAGAACAACTGACGTTCCAGGTCAAAGCCCGTGACGACTTCGGCGTCCGCCGCATTGGCATGGAATGGCAAGGGTTGGATGAAACACTTGTCGAAAAACGGGCGGAAGGGGAACGCATTCTCGCCGCCGGTGGCAGCGAACTGGCCGCTCTTGATATCACCGGGACCTTTTCAGCGCAATCACAAGGAATCGAACCACAACCGATTAGCCTCCGCATCTTCGTCGAGGATTATTTCCCCGGCCGTGAGCGGGTCTATTCACCCGAGTATGTGATGTACGTGCTCAATGCCGAACAGCACGCGATTTGGCTCACCGATCAACTGAGCCGTTGGCATCGCCAGTCGTTGGAAGTTCGCGACCGCGAATTGCAATTGTATGGGGTCAACAAAGAACTGCGTGAACTCACGCCGGACGATCTCGACAAGCCGGAAAACCGCGAACGCATCGACCGTCAAGCCGCAGCGGAGCGAGCCAATGGGCGCCGTCTGTCGAGTTTGACCGACAGCGGCACGGAGTTGATTCGCCAAGCTTCGCGCAACCCGGAATTCGGCGTGGGCCATCTGGAACAATGGGCTGAAATGTTGCAGATCCTTAAAGACATTTCGGACAATCGTATGCCGTCGGTGGCGGATCTACTTAAAGAAGCGTCCGAAGCTCAAAAAACCGCATCCAACCAGCCGGCCAACAAAGCTCCCACGATTGGAAATGTGCGCGACATCAAATCGGGGCAACCGGCTCCGACGAAAGAAGACAAAGACGCAAAGCCGACAGCCGTGCCGGGCATCTCCGACGTGGAATCGTCGCAGCAGTTGGCGGACAAGAATAAAAAGCCGGAAGAAAAACAAGAACCGAAGGATCCGAGCAGCCCGTCATTGCGGTTGCCCGTCACGACGTTGATGGATAGCAGTGGACCTTCCAGCGGTAAAAAACCGCCGCAGAAAAAGAAGATGGACGAGGCGATCGCCGAACAGGAAGACCTGTTGGCCGAGTTTGACCGCATCGCTGATGAGTTGAACAACATTCTGGCCAACCTCGAAGGCAGCACGCTGGTCAAACGGCTCAAGGCGGCGTCTCGTGAACAATACAAAATTGCCGGCAAAATTGGCGACCAGATCGATGGTGCCTTCGGCGTCGCTACTTCGCGTATTAATAAACCAAGTCGCGAAGTATTCAAAGGTCTTTCCGGCCGTGAAGAGCAAAGCAGCCAAAACGTGTCGGTGATCATGGATGACATGCAGGCTTACTTTGAGCGCCGCAAGATGATGAAGTTCAAGTCGACATTGGAAGACATGAAGGAACAGGATGTCGTCGGCAACCTGCGTCAATTGGGAGATGACCTTCCCAAAGAACATGGACTGTCGATCGCGCAAGCCGAATATTGGTCCGACTCGCTGGACCGTTGGGCCGAAGACTTGGTCGACCCCGCCTGTGCCGGGCAATGTCCGGGATGTAAATCAAAAGGCAGCTTACCCCCTTCTATTATCTTGGCGGTGTTGCAGGTCTTAGAAGCGGAAATCAACCTCCGGGAGGATACGCGCGTCGCCCAACAGGCAAAGGCCGCGCTGGCCGAAGAAAAATATGAAGGCGAAGCGAATAAGCTGGCCAATACACAGAAGGGTTTGAAAGCCAAGATCGAAGATGTGGAGAAACGGATTCGCGCACTGAAGGATGGCGAACAACTCTTCGGCAAGGAAATTGCCTTGATGCAAAAAGTCGCCTCCGTCATGCAGGAAGCGGCCGAAATTCTGGCATCGCCGAATACCGATGCACCCGCGATTGCCGCCGAGACGGAGGTCATTGAACTGCTGTTGGCCTCGAAACGGATCAAACCCGGCGGAGGTGGCGGCGGGGGTTCCAACCCGGGTGGCGGCGGTGGTGGCGACACACAGGATGCGGCCATCGCGCTGATCGGCAGCGGCGTGAACGAGAAAGAAGTTCGCGAAGATCATGGCGCGCAGCAAGCGACGGGCGAAACGGGATCGGGATTGCCCGAAGAATTCCGCGCCGGTCTGGACGAGTACTTCAATCAACTCGAACGCCCGAGTCGATAACGGGAAGGAAGTTCACGATGCGATACGCAATGCGAGCAATCCTCCTCGCCGTTTGTCTCTGCCTCACTTCTGGTAGTCCTGCGGCGTGGGGCGAGGAAGCTGCCGCGAAGAAAAATACGGCCGACGAAAACAAGGCGGCCGCAGCGGCAGAGGCTGCGCAAAAGGATGCTCAACAGAAAGCAAAAGCCGCAGTGGCAAAGCAGGCGGCGGCACAGCAGGCCGCAGCAGCTGCGAAGAACGCGGCTGTTGCCAAAAAGTTAAAATTTATCGCTCAACAAAGACAGGCCAAGCAGAAGGCTGTGAAGGCAAAGGCACTCGGCGCCGTGATCTTTCTACAAAACGGTCAAGCCATGCGGGCGGATCAAGCCCGTAAGCAACTCCGGAATTTGTATAAAGTCGAGCTGGCGTACGCAAACCGTATCTGCGACATGTCGCCGGAGCAGCGTGAGCAGGTGGCGGTTGCAGCTGTGGAATCGATAGATGTCTTCATGAAGAAACTCAGTAAGAAAAAAAAACTTCGCGCGCGGGGCGGAGGGTTCATCAACGGTCAAGCGACCTTGAGTGTCGACCAGCGGGCGACGGTTCAAGCGGAAGTCAAGAAACTGGTTGATACAAACTTACGACCCGAACAGGCCGCTCGCTATCTTGAAGAGATCACCAAGCGGGACAAACGGTTTCAGCAAGCGACCGTTCAGTTTTTTGTGGCTCGCATAGACGAGAAGTTACGCCTGACGGAGGAGCAACGAACAAAACTTCAAAAAGCACTAGAAGACAATTGGCGGGAACAGTACGGCCAGACTGTTGAGGTTTTGATGATGAACCCTCAGTTCGTGCCACAAGTTTCCAGCGGGTCGCTGATGGCAATTTTAGACGACTACCAAAAAGATGTCTGGCGGACGCTGCAAAGAATAGGACCACAACAAGTCGGCATTTTTGGGCGAGGCCGCGTCAACGAAATAGTTGACGACTTTGAATTGCCTGAGGAGGAGGCAAATGCCGAACCGGAGAATGGCGGAGCTGATGTGCTCATTGAAGGCGGAATCGATGTATTGATTGAGTAATGGCCGTCTAACAACAAGGAACCACTCTGGTGCAGACCGTCGTCACAACAATCCGAACATTGCCGAGTAGTGGCCGCAGTCGACGTGTCGGTGGAGTAATCTCGAGACCAGTCAGACGCACGGCTATTTACGGAATCGCAGGTTTGTTGGTGTGCCAAGTAGCTGTGGTACGAGTGGATGCTCAGGACGATGTCCGTGCGGCTGCGATTGTCGAAGAACGCGAACGACTTCTAATCAATAGATTCCTGGGTAATTCGGCGGATGGCAACCACATTGCTCTTTATGTTTTGCAAAACGCGATTAACGTTGAACAAATCCGGGAACAAATTGATCAACAGTTGATGGCCCAGATAGCGGACATCGATCGTGGCTGTCTGCTGACCGATGTGCAAAAACAGAAACTGAGTCTCGCAGCCGCCGGGGACATCAAACGGTTCTTTGAAAAACTGGACCATTTGAAAGACAAAAATAATAAGGACCGCAACGGCCGACGTCACATACAAAAGTTTCTATTGGAAATCGCACCGCTACAGAAGCAATATGTCTCTAATCTATTTGGCG from Symmachiella dynata encodes:
- a CDS encoding VWA domain-containing protein, encoding MNTTRTLTFQWTGWSLGISIVVVLVTAAYCYAAWRRSGYQRTFGLLELLRLVLVIFAAVMFNQPEYIEEFLPDEKPSVVVLWDDSRSMETRDVKTAGQSADALTTRRDAIAPLTESSAWHKLQERINVVLQPFSSPKSPGSNLYQPLNDAMEKQSNLLGVVFASDGDWNEGPPPVQAATRMRLKEIPIFAVPVGSSIPLPDVELLSLDAPTFGVAGKSVRIPFSINSSLPRDHVATVTMRTSDGEELQKEINVKAMGRTSEWIIWKPEQIGDYQLTVNVPTHHDESLTDNNELSAPISIREEKLRVLVVESYPRWEYRYLRNALSRDPGVEVSCLLFHPGLSKVGGGNRDYIKEFPDGLDELSQYDVVFLGDVGLDDGQLTVEQCRLLKGLVEHQASGLVFMPGFYGRQFSLLETELDALYPVVLDEAQPGGWGSRTPSHFELTELGRRSLLTKLADTREDNIEVWSGLPGFQWHAPVLRARAGTDVLSVHESETNKNGRVPLLVTRTYGAGKVLFMGTDGAWRWRKGVEDKYHYRFWGQVVRWMAYQRNMAKGESMRLYYSPDQPQIDQTVMFNANVMEKSGEPLTKGDVVARITSPSGKLETVRFVSAGDEWGAFAGRFTTAEPGQHEMVLTCKQTGTTLETSFFVQGVANERAGRPARPEVLDELARVTRGKVIAADKIDDVMNSLAALPDPPASVRRVQLWSHPVPAACLIALFGVFWVGRKAAGLI